The following proteins are encoded in a genomic region of Thermococcus henrietii:
- a CDS encoding Na+/H+ antiporter subunit E gives MEEASPASKFAYTFIVLFVVWLFFTASLDPQELAMGAIMSLVVAALTYDVFTKAGLRNLHPKRVAYAIAYIPYFLWAMIMANLDVAYRVLHPARPIRPGIVKCKTVLNSDTGKLALANSITLTPGTITLDVDGDEYFIHWIWVPDEVLRAKEESEHVEHASEAITKPFEKFLRVIFE, from the coding sequence ATGGAAGAAGCAAGTCCTGCCAGCAAGTTCGCTTACACGTTTATTGTGCTGTTCGTTGTATGGTTGTTCTTTACCGCCAGTCTTGACCCGCAGGAGCTCGCCATGGGGGCTATAATGTCGCTTGTAGTTGCCGCACTCACGTACGATGTCTTTACAAAAGCAGGCCTTAGAAACCTTCATCCCAAAAGGGTCGCCTACGCGATAGCTTACATACCCTACTTCCTGTGGGCAATGATAATGGCCAACCTGGACGTGGCCTACAGGGTCCTCCATCCAGCGAGGCCGATAAGACCGGGAATCGTCAAGTGCAAAACCGTTCTCAACAGCGACACGGGCAAACTTGCCCTCGCGAACTCCATAACCCTCACACCCGGAACCATAACGCTCGACGTTGACGGGGACGAGTACTTCATCCACTGGATTTGGGTTCCGGACGAGGTTCTCAGAGCCAAAGAGGAATCAGAACACGTTGAACATGCATCTGAAGCTATAACAAAGCCTTTTGAAAAGTTCTTGAGGGTGATATTCGAATGA
- a CDS encoding radical SAM protein: MIELRLPHVTFEDLGDTIRLIWRETLYADFPKRELERAIRRKYRVSPQITARNGALIIDTDYEKVEGFIALYIQNNLGALLRNRYTKRKVIYIHEGLDVPLLGYNAFGLIDRGTNLIQIRGVSGCNLSCIFCSVDEGPYSRTRKLDYVVDIDYLMKWFDEVARIKGKGLEAHLDGQGEPLIYPFRVELVQALREHPNVSVISMQSNGTLLTDKLVEELAEAGLDRVNLSIHSLDPDKAKMLMGMKSYDLEHVLEMAEALVNAGIDVLIAPVIIFGINDDEAEAFIEFARKIGAGKRWPALGFQNYIPYKFGRNPVIAKTVPFKEFYAWLRRLEEKTGMRPLVLKPGHFGMEKREFIPLAFRPGEVVKAEVVLPGRIEGEMLAKARNRLIEVVGTKAEVGDRIKVRIVRTRHGIYIGTGV, translated from the coding sequence ATGATAGAGCTACGCCTTCCCCACGTGACGTTTGAGGATTTGGGGGACACAATCCGACTAATCTGGCGCGAGACCCTTTATGCGGACTTTCCAAAGCGAGAGCTTGAGCGGGCTATCAGGAGGAAGTACCGCGTCTCGCCTCAAATCACGGCCCGAAACGGCGCGCTGATAATAGACACCGACTACGAGAAGGTTGAAGGCTTCATAGCCCTTTACATCCAGAACAACCTCGGGGCGCTCCTCAGGAACCGCTACACGAAGAGGAAGGTTATCTACATCCACGAGGGGCTTGACGTTCCGCTCCTCGGCTACAACGCCTTCGGTTTGATAGATAGGGGAACGAACCTCATCCAGATAAGGGGCGTTAGCGGGTGTAACCTCAGTTGCATCTTCTGCTCAGTTGACGAGGGGCCATATTCGAGGACGAGAAAGCTCGACTACGTCGTTGATATCGACTATTTGATGAAGTGGTTCGACGAGGTTGCGAGGATAAAGGGGAAGGGTTTGGAGGCACACCTCGACGGTCAGGGTGAACCGCTCATCTATCCCTTCAGAGTGGAACTCGTTCAGGCGTTGCGGGAGCACCCGAACGTTTCGGTAATCTCGATGCAGAGCAACGGGACGCTCTTGACTGACAAGCTCGTTGAGGAGTTGGCGGAGGCCGGCCTCGACAGGGTGAACCTCTCAATACACTCCCTCGACCCGGACAAGGCGAAGATGCTCATGGGAATGAAGAGCTACGACCTTGAGCACGTTCTGGAGATGGCGGAGGCCCTTGTGAACGCGGGAATAGACGTCCTCATTGCCCCGGTCATAATCTTCGGAATCAACGACGACGAGGCGGAAGCATTCATAGAGTTCGCGAGGAAAATCGGTGCAGGAAAGCGCTGGCCGGCCCTCGGCTTCCAGAACTACATTCCCTACAAGTTCGGCAGGAACCCGGTCATAGCCAAGACCGTTCCCTTCAAGGAGTTCTACGCCTGGCTGAGGAGGCTTGAGGAGAAAACCGGGATGAGGCCCCTCGTCCTGAAGCCGGGCCACTTCGGTATGGAGAAGCGCGAGTTTATACCGCTTGCCTTCCGGCCCGGGGAGGTCGTAAAGGCCGAAGTTGTTCTTCCCGGCAGGATTGAGGGTGAAATGCTCGCGAAGGCCAGAAACCGGCTCATCGAGGTCGTTGGAACGAAGGCGGAAGTCGGGGACAGAATCAAGGTGAGAATCGTGAGGACGAGGCACGGCATCTACATCGGAACTGGGGTTTGA
- a CDS encoding monovalent cation/H+ antiporter complex subunit F: MIGINIYLALIAIATLLSMYRVFRGPTTVDRLVAVDIMTTITTGLMVLFALYYGRMIYISVALVYAVLAFGGVIAFARYLEGGL, encoded by the coding sequence ATGATAGGGATTAACATTTATCTCGCCCTGATTGCGATAGCAACTCTCCTGAGTATGTACAGAGTTTTCAGAGGGCCAACGACCGTTGACAGGCTCGTCGCAGTAGATATCATGACGACCATAACCACGGGGCTGATGGTTCTCTTCGCGCTCTACTACGGCAGGATGATTTACATCAGCGTTGCTCTGGTCTACGCGGTCCTCGCTTTCGGTGGTGTCATAGCGTTCGCCCGCTACCTGGAGGGAGGCCTATGA
- the mnhG gene encoding monovalent cation/H(+) antiporter subunit G gives MSVLAAIGEILVLIGTFFYFLSALGLIRMPDVYNRMQTSTKSATLGSLGVIVGTGIWAVGKGHSLAWIVQTIAVAGFLLLTNPISAHALIRAAYKRGIPLWHGSVVDKYAEHLAGKTEANKTSEEETPEAEGVSA, from the coding sequence ATGAGCGTGCTCGCGGCAATCGGTGAAATCTTAGTTCTCATAGGAACGTTCTTCTACTTCCTGTCGGCGCTCGGCCTGATAAGAATGCCGGACGTTTACAACAGGATGCAGACCTCAACTAAGAGCGCGACGTTGGGTTCCCTTGGTGTCATCGTCGGAACCGGAATCTGGGCGGTTGGGAAGGGCCATTCTTTGGCGTGGATAGTGCAGACGATAGCGGTCGCGGGATTCCTGTTGCTCACCAACCCAATAAGCGCCCACGCCCTCATAAGGGCCGCCTACAAGCGCGGAATACCTCTCTGGCACGGAAGCGTCGTGGACAAGTACGCAGAGCACCTTGCGGGCAAAACAGAGGCGAATAAAACCTCTGAAGAGGAAACACCCGAAGCAGAGGGGGTGAGCGCATGA
- a CDS encoding proton-conducting transporter transmembrane domain-containing protein: MNGQYASLLIALPLLGAFFVPLIKGFGKKAIKTYVLIITAIQTGIAAWVFQQVYSTGKPIIVMAGAWKPPVGINLYIGYFAALFVLIVAVASFLMAVFNFKAVDVEPIDKYAMLFLLLMLGATGMIATGDIFNLFVFMEITAITAYALTAYNKTGEAAEASLKYMILGGIGSSFFLIGVALIYGATGTLNMAQIAQLVGHINPTVAQVGLALIVFGLAVEAELFPLNAWAPDAYQAAPHPVTTMFSAFVVKAGLYAMARLLYLMSSVGTWHNVLKLLVVMATLTVVVAEFSALRQRNVKRMIAYSSISQVGLIALAFALGTQAGVDAGVFQMVNHAIVKVLLFLGVGYVAIQLGGAEIENFRGLGKKMPVTAFGITVGAFAAVGIPLFNIFWSKLRIILATLQAGYTWAAFLVLGASVVEAVYYFRLIHTIWFEGEGERISESAPLVAIVIALVILVIAIGIYPNYLWSISQKAGSDIFNVAQYVKNVPLMPLTGVGA, from the coding sequence ATGAACGGGCAGTACGCTTCACTCCTCATAGCGTTACCGCTCCTCGGTGCCTTCTTCGTTCCCCTGATTAAGGGATTTGGAAAGAAGGCGATAAAGACCTACGTGCTGATAATCACCGCGATACAGACCGGAATCGCGGCGTGGGTCTTCCAGCAGGTTTACTCCACGGGAAAGCCGATAATCGTCATGGCAGGTGCATGGAAGCCGCCCGTTGGCATTAACCTTTACATAGGCTACTTCGCGGCACTTTTCGTGCTCATAGTGGCTGTGGCGAGCTTCCTCATGGCGGTATTCAACTTCAAAGCGGTGGACGTTGAGCCAATAGACAAGTACGCCATGCTGTTCCTCCTGCTGATGCTCGGAGCGACGGGAATGATAGCGACCGGCGACATCTTCAACCTCTTCGTCTTCATGGAAATAACCGCCATAACGGCCTACGCGCTGACGGCTTACAACAAGACGGGTGAGGCGGCGGAGGCTTCGCTCAAGTACATGATTCTTGGAGGAATCGGTTCAAGCTTCTTCCTCATTGGCGTCGCGCTAATCTACGGCGCCACAGGGACGCTCAACATGGCCCAGATAGCTCAGCTCGTCGGCCACATCAACCCGACGGTTGCCCAGGTCGGACTGGCGCTCATAGTCTTCGGCCTCGCCGTCGAAGCCGAGCTCTTCCCGCTCAACGCCTGGGCACCCGATGCGTACCAGGCGGCACCGCACCCAGTAACGACCATGTTCTCGGCCTTCGTCGTCAAGGCCGGCCTCTACGCGATGGCAAGGCTCCTATACCTCATGAGCTCGGTCGGAACCTGGCACAACGTCCTTAAGCTCCTCGTGGTCATGGCGACCCTCACCGTCGTCGTGGCGGAGTTCTCAGCCCTGAGGCAGAGGAACGTCAAGAGGATGATAGCGTATTCGTCAATCAGCCAAGTTGGGCTTATAGCCCTCGCCTTTGCCCTGGGAACCCAGGCGGGCGTTGACGCCGGAGTCTTCCAGATGGTCAACCACGCGATAGTGAAGGTCCTCCTGTTCCTCGGCGTCGGCTACGTCGCGATACAGCTCGGAGGAGCAGAGATTGAGAACTTCCGCGGGCTCGGCAAGAAGATGCCTGTTACCGCCTTCGGAATAACGGTCGGTGCCTTTGCCGCCGTTGGAATACCGCTGTTCAACATATTCTGGAGCAAGCTCAGGATAATCCTCGCAACGCTTCAGGCGGGCTACACATGGGCTGCTTTCCTTGTCCTCGGCGCCAGCGTCGTGGAGGCGGTCTATTACTTCAGGCTGATTCACACCATCTGGTTCGAGGGGGAGGGTGAGAGAATTTCGGAGAGCGCCCCGCTCGTGGCCATAGTAATTGCCCTGGTGATACTCGTGATAGCAATAGGAATCTACCCGAACTACCTCTGGAGCATCTCCCAGAAGGCAGGAAGCGACATCTTCAACGTGGCCCAGTACGTTAAGAACGTTCCACTCATGCCGCTCACGGGGGTGGGAGCATGA
- a CDS encoding NADH-quinone oxidoreductase subunit K: MSLPHISAFYFASIALVLIGLYAVLVKKNILKMLIGLSIMETGVNLLLISIGYISGRSAPILSEGIGPNQAVDPIPQALVLTAIVIGVATTAMALSAVIVLYKRYGTLNVEEIRRLRG; the protein is encoded by the coding sequence ATGAGCCTACCACACATAAGCGCCTTCTACTTCGCCTCGATTGCTCTCGTGCTCATAGGCCTCTACGCGGTGCTCGTCAAGAAGAACATTCTCAAAATGCTCATAGGGCTCAGCATCATGGAAACAGGCGTCAACCTGCTCCTTATAAGCATAGGGTACATCTCAGGAAGGAGCGCGCCGATTCTGAGCGAGGGGATAGGGCCGAATCAGGCCGTGGACCCGATTCCGCAGGCTCTCGTTCTGACGGCGATAGTCATAGGTGTTGCCACCACCGCCATGGCTCTCAGCGCGGTTATAGTCCTCTACAAGCGTTACGGGACCCTTAACGTTGAGGAGATAAGGAGGTTGAGAGGATGA
- a CDS encoding proton-conducting transporter transmembrane domain-containing protein — MNELMIMLFAPLLAGFIAWIIDVRGIREAIGIIGAAIPLGILIQYYSTITGSNPHVEYSLSVGGFKLLFQLNTINWYFAVIASLVGVAMAFGMASTSRNSYEWLFALMSYTGVLGVFLSGDFVGFFLFWELMTFASFMMVLRRNKHESLKYFVLSVIGAYAMLIAIGIIYAKTGALDFASIRQALYMDAMVGSMSKSLTALVFLLFITAFGVKAGAFPLHVWAPGAYSEVDQSYTTFFSGALSKAGAYGFLLLYILMGAKLYAALGTWHGHMMFSYIIAWIGAITVVVASFLAVLQEDIRKLFAYSSVGQVGYILLGLGVGTGLGITGALFHVLSHAVFKGLFWLVVAALILRTGKTEFKDFGGLAEKMPVTFAMALIAVMSLSGIPPFAGFASKWLIYEAAISAHMPLVAGAIFLGSGLAFAYVVRFLYAVWFGQRPSDLEDVKEAPLPLLIGMFILAIPNLVFGIAPGLVTKYLNKLFGQTVVGGTYYKLVTPTGTYNALLVTVLLIFGIAVAGLIYIYGAKARRIPITNTYQSGNPVTEDYNLSIRRNFYRPLAEALEFWLKYSWDRFYERLAGMFEDFADFLREGFYNGNVQSYSWYLAIILLILALWGVL; from the coding sequence ATGAACGAGCTCATGATAATGCTCTTCGCGCCCCTCCTCGCGGGCTTCATAGCGTGGATTATAGACGTTAGGGGAATACGCGAGGCCATCGGGATAATCGGCGCCGCGATTCCGCTGGGGATACTCATCCAGTATTACTCAACGATAACGGGCAGCAACCCCCACGTGGAGTACTCCCTGAGCGTAGGAGGTTTTAAGCTCCTCTTCCAGCTGAACACGATTAACTGGTACTTCGCGGTAATAGCTTCCCTCGTCGGAGTCGCTATGGCCTTTGGAATGGCCAGCACCTCAAGAAACTCCTACGAGTGGCTCTTCGCGCTCATGAGCTATACTGGAGTGCTGGGCGTCTTCCTCAGTGGGGACTTTGTGGGCTTCTTCTTGTTCTGGGAGCTCATGACGTTCGCCAGCTTCATGATGGTCCTCAGGAGGAACAAGCACGAGTCCCTCAAGTACTTCGTTCTCAGTGTCATCGGCGCCTACGCGATGCTCATTGCGATAGGCATCATCTATGCGAAAACAGGTGCCCTCGACTTTGCATCAATCAGGCAGGCCCTCTACATGGACGCCATGGTCGGAAGCATGAGCAAGAGCCTCACGGCCCTCGTGTTCCTGCTCTTCATAACGGCCTTCGGCGTCAAGGCCGGTGCCTTCCCACTCCACGTCTGGGCACCGGGAGCTTACAGCGAGGTTGACCAGAGTTACACGACCTTCTTCAGCGGGGCTTTAAGCAAGGCCGGAGCCTACGGATTCCTGCTCCTCTACATCCTGATGGGAGCCAAGCTCTACGCCGCCCTCGGCACGTGGCACGGCCACATGATGTTCTCCTACATTATAGCTTGGATTGGTGCAATAACGGTCGTCGTTGCGAGTTTCCTGGCAGTCCTTCAGGAGGACATAAGAAAGCTCTTCGCCTACTCCTCCGTTGGACAGGTCGGCTACATACTCCTCGGCCTCGGTGTTGGAACGGGACTTGGAATAACCGGAGCACTTTTCCACGTTCTCAGCCACGCGGTCTTCAAGGGCCTGTTCTGGCTCGTCGTCGCGGCGCTCATACTTAGAACCGGCAAGACTGAGTTCAAGGACTTCGGCGGTCTGGCGGAGAAGATGCCGGTAACCTTTGCTATGGCTCTCATAGCCGTGATGAGCCTCTCAGGAATCCCGCCCTTCGCGGGCTTTGCGAGCAAGTGGCTCATCTACGAAGCGGCGATAAGCGCTCACATGCCACTCGTTGCGGGAGCGATATTCCTGGGAAGCGGTCTCGCCTTCGCCTACGTTGTTAGGTTCCTCTACGCGGTGTGGTTTGGCCAGAGACCCAGCGACCTTGAGGACGTCAAGGAGGCCCCGCTTCCGCTCCTCATAGGCATGTTCATACTCGCGATTCCGAACCTCGTCTTCGGTATCGCCCCCGGACTCGTCACCAAGTACCTCAACAAGCTCTTCGGTCAGACGGTAGTCGGTGGAACCTACTACAAGCTCGTGACCCCGACGGGAACTTACAACGCCCTCCTCGTCACCGTGCTCCTGATATTCGGCATCGCCGTCGCGGGGCTGATTTACATCTACGGGGCAAAGGCGAGGAGGATACCCATCACCAACACGTACCAGTCCGGTAACCCCGTCACCGAGGACTACAACCTCAGCATAAGGAGAAACTTCTACAGGCCCCTTGCGGAAGCCCTTGAGTTCTGGCTCAAGTACAGCTGGGACAGGTTCTACGAGCGCCTCGCGGGGATGTTTGAGGACTTCGCGGACTTCCTAAGGGAAGGCTTTTACAACGGAAACGTCCAGAGCTACTCCTGGTATCTGGCGATAATACTCCTAATCTTAGCGCTGTGGGGGGTGTTGTGA
- a CDS encoding regulator has protein sequence MWGKIEHYFDEYPVRKQIAKTLLKYGLKVSDDMKIKAGDIEVPYTKIAKALDVDRRVVKETVAMILKVPELKEVYTNLEPTVHMKYVGRHVGYGVIEIEPEPRAIGILAKIAQKIAERDINIVQVVAEDPELYPEATLTIITEKPIPGDLINELSKLEGVKRISIY, from the coding sequence ATGTGGGGGAAGATTGAGCATTACTTTGACGAGTATCCCGTCAGAAAGCAAATCGCAAAAACGCTTCTCAAGTACGGCCTCAAGGTCTCGGACGACATGAAGATAAAGGCGGGGGACATCGAGGTGCCTTACACCAAGATAGCCAAGGCTCTCGACGTTGACAGGCGTGTCGTCAAGGAAACGGTGGCGATGATACTCAAGGTTCCGGAGCTCAAAGAAGTGTACACCAACCTGGAGCCGACGGTCCACATGAAGTACGTTGGCAGGCACGTTGGATACGGAGTCATCGAGATTGAGCCGGAACCAAGGGCAATAGGAATCCTCGCCAAGATTGCGCAGAAGATAGCGGAGCGCGACATCAACATAGTTCAGGTCGTTGCGGAGGACCCGGAGCTCTACCCCGAGGCAACGCTGACCATCATAACCGAGAAGCCCATACCCGGCGACCTCATCAACGAGCTCTCAAAGCTCGAAGGCGTCAAGAGGATATCCATCTACTGA
- a CDS encoding NADH-quinone oxidoreductase subunit C, whose protein sequence is MAVTENKVENKAEEKANTQGVPTEEKPELPNTKEGRLVKELLEKAPYAEGSVRRERRVEFKVPAERIHEFLELASERFEMLMQISVVDWLKENEFELVYQLWSVSEGVHAFVKTRVPRENAEMPTVMDIWSVAETYEREAHEFFGIIFKGNPRLGPFILEPREYEKHPLRKDFNTLSYVKQIYGEDFDRYDESKTNYVI, encoded by the coding sequence ATGGCTGTGACCGAGAACAAGGTTGAGAACAAGGCGGAGGAGAAAGCAAACACCCAGGGGGTCCCCACGGAGGAGAAGCCAGAGCTCCCCAACACCAAAGAGGGCAGGCTCGTCAAAGAACTCCTTGAAAAGGCCCCCTACGCCGAAGGAAGCGTCAGGCGCGAGAGGAGGGTTGAATTCAAGGTCCCGGCCGAGAGAATCCACGAATTCCTTGAGCTCGCCAGTGAGCGGTTTGAGATGCTCATGCAGATAAGCGTGGTTGACTGGCTCAAAGAGAATGAATTTGAGCTCGTCTACCAGCTCTGGAGTGTCAGTGAGGGCGTTCACGCCTTCGTGAAGACGAGGGTTCCAAGGGAGAACGCCGAGATGCCAACCGTGATGGACATCTGGTCCGTGGCAGAGACCTACGAGAGGGAGGCACACGAGTTCTTCGGCATAATCTTCAAGGGCAACCCCAGGCTCGGTCCATTCATCCTCGAGCCGCGCGAATACGAGAAGCACCCGCTCAGGAAGGACTTCAACACGCTGAGCTACGTTAAGCAGATATACGGCGAGGACTTCGACAGGTACGATGAGAGTAAGACGAACTACGTGATATGA
- a CDS encoding DUF4040 domain-containing protein encodes MNCITCIDYIIIAVMILSAILAVEWRDLLAAAVGMAAVSLFASILFFILQAPDVAMTEAAIGAALSGAVFIFAIKRTQRYETEEEERPGWWIRW; translated from the coding sequence ATGAACTGCATAACGTGCATAGACTACATAATCATCGCAGTTATGATACTCTCGGCGATACTCGCCGTTGAGTGGCGTGACCTCCTGGCGGCGGCCGTTGGAATGGCGGCGGTAAGTTTGTTCGCCTCGATACTGTTCTTCATACTCCAGGCACCCGATGTGGCGATGACCGAGGCCGCCATAGGTGCCGCTCTGAGCGGTGCGGTCTTCATATTCGCCATTAAGAGAACTCAGAGGTATGAAACCGAGGAAGAGGAGAGGCCAGGGTGGTGGATAAGATGGTGA
- a CDS encoding Na(+)/H(+) antiporter subunit B, whose amino-acid sequence MVSVLKRGLAIITLLIIGYWLAQGLAGVPFGQDKMLVGQYYLDHVKQQTGAVNAVTAIVVNYRGFDTLGEVTVLFIASTGVAALLWGKRRKRTAKTEGSIVLTTGTRLLAPFVMLFGAYIFIHGHLTPGGGFPGGATIATAFLLMYMAFTVYEIPHRAFEKTEGLVGMGYVIVGLIGLAIGGYFLFDWIWQTWGWGHNNIGRLFSGGFIPVIYTIIGIKVGTELSGIIDNMLKEEVSE is encoded by the coding sequence ATGGTGAGCGTTCTAAAGAGGGGCCTCGCAATAATAACCCTCCTAATCATAGGTTATTGGCTCGCCCAGGGACTGGCCGGTGTTCCGTTCGGTCAGGATAAGATGCTCGTCGGCCAATACTACCTCGACCACGTCAAGCAGCAAACTGGGGCGGTCAACGCGGTTACCGCCATAGTCGTGAATTACCGTGGCTTCGATACGCTCGGTGAGGTCACCGTGTTGTTCATAGCATCAACAGGTGTCGCCGCCCTCCTGTGGGGCAAGAGGAGAAAGAGGACCGCAAAGACGGAAGGTTCAATAGTCCTCACAACCGGAACCAGGCTTCTCGCACCTTTCGTGATGCTCTTCGGTGCGTACATCTTCATCCACGGACACCTGACCCCGGGTGGAGGTTTCCCGGGAGGAGCGACTATAGCAACAGCGTTCCTGCTCATGTACATGGCCTTTACCGTCTACGAGATTCCACACAGGGCCTTTGAGAAGACAGAGGGACTCGTTGGAATGGGCTACGTCATCGTTGGTCTCATCGGCCTCGCGATAGGCGGTTACTTCCTCTTTGACTGGATATGGCAGACCTGGGGCTGGGGACACAACAACATCGGCAGACTCTTCAGCGGCGGCTTCATACCGGTGATTTACACAATCATCGGAATCAAAGTCGGCACCGAGCTGAGCGGAATCATCGACAACATGCTCAAGGAGGAGGTGAGCGAATGA
- a CDS encoding respiratory chain complex I subunit 1 family protein, translated as MFDWKLALEAIGILIYATFMGFIFMGIERKAIARIQRRVGPPIYQPIIDTLKLLGKKESVSHGFIYDFGPVFALGASIVALLFIPIANFQLFSSNADLIVVAYLLEVPMLGIMLGVMSSGNPYSAVGVQRGLLTMVAMQLPYGLAIIALVQHWGTFKLSNIVALQQVHGWSITVPALFLAFIVFDIVFQAMLGLEPFDIMTAPAEISMGVMLEYGGKHAAILFTQHAVQLFAETAFFAVLFLGGASNLLVLLVKQLVVLFIAIFVASIYPRFTIDQAAKFFWKWPTILGIIAVILTMGW; from the coding sequence ATGTTTGACTGGAAGTTAGCCCTCGAGGCGATTGGCATACTAATCTACGCGACCTTCATGGGCTTCATATTCATGGGCATCGAAAGGAAGGCCATAGCGAGAATCCAGCGGCGCGTTGGGCCGCCGATATACCAGCCAATTATAGACACACTCAAACTGCTCGGCAAGAAAGAGAGCGTGAGCCACGGCTTCATCTACGACTTTGGACCCGTGTTCGCACTGGGGGCCAGCATAGTGGCCCTGCTCTTTATCCCCATTGCCAACTTCCAGCTCTTCAGCTCAAACGCTGACTTAATCGTCGTTGCTTACCTCCTTGAAGTGCCAATGCTTGGTATAATGCTCGGTGTCATGAGCTCGGGAAACCCTTACTCGGCGGTCGGTGTTCAGCGTGGTCTGCTCACAATGGTTGCCATGCAGCTCCCCTATGGTCTGGCAATAATAGCGCTCGTCCAGCACTGGGGGACCTTTAAGCTGAGCAACATCGTCGCACTCCAGCAGGTCCACGGATGGAGCATAACGGTCCCGGCACTGTTCCTGGCGTTCATAGTCTTCGACATAGTCTTCCAGGCAATGCTCGGACTGGAGCCCTTCGATATCATGACCGCGCCTGCAGAAATCTCAATGGGTGTCATGCTCGAGTACGGCGGCAAGCACGCGGCTATACTCTTCACCCAGCACGCGGTTCAGCTGTTCGCCGAGACCGCGTTCTTCGCGGTGCTCTTCCTGGGAGGGGCAAGCAACCTCTTGGTGCTCCTGGTAAAACAGCTGGTCGTGCTCTTCATAGCGATATTCGTCGCCAGCATCTACCCACGCTTTACAATCGACCAAGCCGCGAAGTTCTTCTGGAAGTGGCCGACCATACTGGGAATAATAGCCGTAATCCTCACGATGGGGTGGTGA
- a CDS encoding NuoB/complex I 20 kDa subunit family protein, whose product MENDFISYELKEFKVFEPLFRWARKKSLWIVAFCTGCGGIEMPPLANARYDFERYGIMPNPAPRMGDLFLITGYVTPKTLKRIIITYEMMPDPKYILAHGSCPINGGVYWDSYNVVKQLDKYIPIDVAIAGCMPRAEAVMQGIMDIMRKIEDGTADGWKRYRENYEWYKKNQDELFGEGWREKDAKRWLAWL is encoded by the coding sequence ATGGAAAACGACTTCATAAGCTATGAACTCAAGGAGTTCAAGGTCTTTGAGCCCCTCTTCAGGTGGGCGAGAAAGAAGAGCCTCTGGATAGTGGCCTTCTGTACGGGATGCGGTGGTATAGAGATGCCTCCGCTGGCAAACGCACGCTACGACTTCGAGCGATACGGTATAATGCCCAACCCTGCACCAAGGATGGGCGACCTCTTCCTTATCACCGGCTACGTCACGCCAAAGACCCTCAAGAGAATCATCATAACGTACGAGATGATGCCGGACCCCAAGTACATCCTCGCCCACGGCTCATGCCCCATCAACGGCGGTGTTTACTGGGACTCCTACAACGTTGTCAAACAGCTAGACAAATACATCCCAATCGACGTGGCGATAGCCGGCTGCATGCCGAGGGCCGAAGCCGTCATGCAGGGAATCATGGACATCATGAGGAAAATCGAGGACGGAACGGCGGATGGTTGGAAGAGGTATAGGGAGAACTACGAGTGGTATAAGAAGAACCAGGACGAGCTCTTTGGAGAAGGATGGCGTGAGAAGGACGCGAAGAGGTGGTTGGCATGGCTGTGA